A genomic stretch from Setaria italica strain Yugu1 chromosome VII, Setaria_italica_v2.0, whole genome shotgun sequence includes:
- the LOC101786786 gene encoding uncharacterized protein LOC101786786 isoform X2, whose translation MANRARWMMKYEKGLVDILHENNTSLYRTPTGWKTEGWRKIVRDFNMRYPEAKFSKMQIQEHETQLKKDYKLIKLILQRDGVSWDQSASMIRATDEIWDEIVEARKYQNKSFQMHDSLGLLFDGPIPEGGQNSPQNIVGNVDEGGNNMSMTPDMSGRPSGTIIANIDETWKNVSLLQQTSLGPQGIDDLDVLHNHTEEVLGRQQHGADGRAQRADEQAHSSSCVEPHRDRRKKRKATDIQQIMEAYLNFRMKQARVKEQKANEADQFTISNCIKAMNTMSDVSDEIKILASDVFKDAENREIFLSYEPRLRTLWLKREVGKQLTSAY comes from the exons ATGGCAAACAGAGCAAGATGGATGATGAAGTATGAAAAGGGCCTTGTTGATATACTTCATGAGAACAATACCTCACTTTATCGTACCCCAACTGGATGGAAAACAGAGGGGTGGAGGAAAATTGTTAGGGATTTCAACATGAGGTACCCAGAAGCAAAGTTTAGTAAAATGCAAATCCAGGAACACGAGACTCAATTGAAGAAAGACTATAAATTAATAAAATTGATCCTCCAGCGAGATGGTGTTTCATGGGACCAGAGTGCATCCATGATTAGAGCGACAGATGAAATCTGGGATGAGATAGTCGAG GCACGGAAGTACCAAAATAAGAGCTTTCAAATGCATGACTCGCTGGGGCTGTTATTTGATG GCCCTATTCCTGAAGGAGGACAGAATTCACCACAGAATATTGTTGGAAATGTTGATGAGGGAGGCAACAACATGAGCATGACCCCAGACATGTCTGGAAGACCTAGTGGAACGATCATTGCAAACATTGACGAGACATGGAAAAATGTCAGCCTACTTCAACAAACGTCGTTAGGACCACAAGGTATAGATGATCTTGATGTTCTGCATAACCACACTGAGGAGGTACTGGGACGACAACAACATGGTGCAGACGGAAGGGCACAGAGAGCTGATGAACAGGCACATTCAAGTTCTTGCGTGGAGCCACATAGAGACAGGCGCAAGAAGCGCAAGGCTACAGACATCCAGCAGATCATGGAGGCCTATCTAAACTTCAGGATGAAGCAAGCTCGCGTGAAAGAACAGAAAGCAAATGAAGCAGATCAGTTCACCATCTCAAACTGCATCAAGGCAATGAACACCATGTCTGATGTGTCTGATGAGATCAAGATCCTAGCCTCTGATGTTTTCAAAGATGCCGAGAACCGTGAGATCTTTCTGTCCTACGAACCCAGGCTGCGTACCTTGTGGCTGAAGAGGGAAGTTGGCAAGCAACTCACATCGGCTTATTGA
- the LOC101786786 gene encoding uncharacterized protein LOC101786786 isoform X1 has protein sequence MANRARWMMKYEKGLVDILHENNTSLYRTPTGWKTEGWRKIVRDFNMRYPEAKFSKMQIQEHETQLKKDYKLIKLILQRDGVSWDQSASMIRATDEIWDEIVEDMPKARKYQNKSFQMHDSLGLLFDGPIPEGGQNSPQNIVGNVDEGGNNMSMTPDMSGRPSGTIIANIDETWKNVSLLQQTSLGPQGIDDLDVLHNHTEEVLGRQQHGADGRAQRADEQAHSSSCVEPHRDRRKKRKATDIQQIMEAYLNFRMKQARVKEQKANEADQFTISNCIKAMNTMSDVSDEIKILASDVFKDAENREIFLSYEPRLRTLWLKREVGKQLTSAY, from the exons ATGGCAAACAGAGCAAGATGGATGATGAAGTATGAAAAGGGCCTTGTTGATATACTTCATGAGAACAATACCTCACTTTATCGTACCCCAACTGGATGGAAAACAGAGGGGTGGAGGAAAATTGTTAGGGATTTCAACATGAGGTACCCAGAAGCAAAGTTTAGTAAAATGCAAATCCAGGAACACGAGACTCAATTGAAGAAAGACTATAAATTAATAAAATTGATCCTCCAGCGAGATGGTGTTTCATGGGACCAGAGTGCATCCATGATTAGAGCGACAGATGAAATCTGGGATGAGATAGTCGAG GATATGCCGAAGGCACGGAAGTACCAAAATAAGAGCTTTCAAATGCATGACTCGCTGGGGCTGTTATTTGATG GCCCTATTCCTGAAGGAGGACAGAATTCACCACAGAATATTGTTGGAAATGTTGATGAGGGAGGCAACAACATGAGCATGACCCCAGACATGTCTGGAAGACCTAGTGGAACGATCATTGCAAACATTGACGAGACATGGAAAAATGTCAGCCTACTTCAACAAACGTCGTTAGGACCACAAGGTATAGATGATCTTGATGTTCTGCATAACCACACTGAGGAGGTACTGGGACGACAACAACATGGTGCAGACGGAAGGGCACAGAGAGCTGATGAACAGGCACATTCAAGTTCTTGCGTGGAGCCACATAGAGACAGGCGCAAGAAGCGCAAGGCTACAGACATCCAGCAGATCATGGAGGCCTATCTAAACTTCAGGATGAAGCAAGCTCGCGTGAAAGAACAGAAAGCAAATGAAGCAGATCAGTTCACCATCTCAAACTGCATCAAGGCAATGAACACCATGTCTGATGTGTCTGATGAGATCAAGATCCTAGCCTCTGATGTTTTCAAAGATGCCGAGAACCGTGAGATCTTTCTGTCCTACGAACCCAGGCTGCGTACCTTGTGGCTGAAGAGGGAAGTTGGCAAGCAACTCACATCGGCTTATTGA